From one Streptomyces chromofuscus genomic stretch:
- a CDS encoding type B 50S ribosomal protein L31, whose protein sequence is MQQDKHPDYHPVVFRDRAAGYAFLTRSTATSDQTIEWDDGETYPVVDVEISSESHPFYTGKARTVDTEGRVARFERQYGEGARRGPD, encoded by the coding sequence ATGCAGCAGGACAAGCACCCCGACTACCATCCGGTCGTCTTCCGGGACCGCGCCGCCGGCTACGCCTTCCTGACCCGGTCCACCGCAACCAGCGACCAGACCATCGAGTGGGACGACGGCGAAACCTACCCCGTCGTGGACGTCGAGATCTCCTCCGAGAGCCACCCCTTCTACACCGGCAAGGCCCGCACGGTGGACACCGAGGGCCGCGTCGCCCGCTTCGAGCGGCAGTACGGGGAAGGTGCGCGTCGAGGCCCCGACTGA
- a CDS encoding DUF5709 domain-containing protein — translation MNSADGWGDDVYQPDGSEQREDTGLLDGEDTLEYDGVSDPLDRGWSPPERPWAVEHTGVTAAERVRGETLDQRLAEELPESAVPDGDGIGDRDTDGELLDNEVGATRSGRLVAPDEGAHEDDESALIATDVGIDGAAASAEEAAIHIVDEDAVSG, via the coding sequence GTGAACAGCGCCGACGGATGGGGAGACGACGTCTACCAGCCAGACGGATCCGAGCAGCGGGAGGACACCGGGCTGCTCGACGGGGAGGACACCCTTGAGTACGACGGTGTCAGCGACCCGCTGGACCGCGGCTGGTCCCCTCCGGAGCGGCCCTGGGCGGTCGAGCACACCGGCGTGACGGCGGCCGAGCGGGTTCGAGGCGAGACCCTCGACCAGCGGCTGGCCGAGGAACTGCCGGAGTCGGCCGTACCCGACGGGGACGGCATCGGCGACCGCGACACCGACGGAGAACTGCTGGACAACGAGGTCGGCGCCACCCGCTCCGGAAGGCTCGTCGCCCCGGATGAGGGAGCGCACGAGGACGACGAGTCCGCACTGATCGCCACGGACGTCGGCATCGACGGCGCGGCCGCCTCCGCCGAGGAGGCCGCCATCCACATCGTCGACGAGGACGCCGTGTCCGGCTGA
- a CDS encoding metal-dependent hydrolase, protein MMGPAHSLSGAAAWLGVGAAATAAGHGMPWPVLLCGALICAGAALAPDLDHKAATISRSFGPLSRWLCEVVDKLSYTVYKATKKPGDARRSGGHRTLTHTWLWAVLIGAVTSVSAIVGGRWAVLAILFVHLVLAIEGLLWRATRGASADVLVWLLAATSAWIIAGVLDQPGNGADWLFTAPGQEYLWLGLPVVLGALVHDIGDALTVSGCPVLWPIPVGRKRWYPIGPPKAMRFRAGSWVELRVLMPAFMVLGGVGGAAALNVI, encoded by the coding sequence ATGATGGGACCAGCACACTCTCTCTCGGGCGCCGCGGCCTGGCTCGGCGTCGGAGCCGCCGCCACCGCGGCAGGGCACGGGATGCCCTGGCCGGTCCTGCTGTGCGGCGCGCTGATCTGTGCCGGCGCCGCACTCGCCCCCGACCTCGACCACAAGGCCGCCACGATCTCGCGTTCCTTCGGACCGCTGTCGCGCTGGCTGTGCGAGGTCGTCGACAAGCTCTCGTACACCGTCTACAAGGCGACGAAGAAGCCGGGCGACGCGCGCCGCTCCGGCGGGCACCGCACGTTGACGCACACCTGGCTGTGGGCGGTGCTGATCGGTGCGGTGACCTCGGTGTCGGCGATCGTCGGGGGGCGCTGGGCGGTGCTGGCCATCCTCTTCGTCCACCTGGTGCTGGCCATCGAGGGGCTGCTGTGGCGGGCGACCCGCGGTGCCAGCGCCGACGTCCTGGTGTGGCTGCTGGCCGCGACCAGCGCCTGGATCATCGCGGGTGTCCTGGACCAGCCGGGCAACGGGGCGGACTGGCTCTTCACGGCGCCGGGCCAGGAGTACCTGTGGCTGGGGCTGCCAGTCGTACTCGGCGCGCTGGTGCACGACATCGGGGACGCGCTCACCGTCTCCGGCTGCCCGGTGCTCTGGCCGATCCCGGTCGGCCGCAAGCGCTGGTACCCGATCGGGCCGCCGAAGGCGATGCGGTTCCGGGCGGGCAGCTGGGTGGAGCTCAGGGTGCTGATGCCGGCGTTCATGGTGCTCGGGGGAGTGGGCGGCGCGGCGGCACTCAACGTGATCTGA